A DNA window from Candidatus Sulfidibacterium hydrothermale contains the following coding sequences:
- a CDS encoding outer membrane protein assembly factor BamD, which yields MLKKAWIFLLITGYIVVSSGCHDYSKILKSPDNTLKYETGVDLYENGDFKKALEFFDMLRTFYQGTEKGEKLTYYTANCYFQMKDYQLASYYFHQYQQMYPKGKHAEESAYLQAYCTYLTSPRPELDQTNTYKALQELQAFINRYPNSPRVGKATQLMDNLHKKLEIKEFKTAYLYYRMESYQAAITSFKNLLNDYPNSDSRELYMYYIAKAYYEYASKSVVEKQKERYEKMVEAYNNLLFLFPKSKYLPELKPLSEKAKLHLK from the coding sequence ATGCTAAAAAAGGCTTGGATTTTTTTGTTAATTACTGGTTATATAGTAGTTAGCAGTGGATGTCACGATTATTCAAAGATTTTAAAGAGTCCGGATAATACGTTGAAGTATGAAACGGGGGTAGACCTGTATGAAAATGGTGATTTTAAAAAGGCGCTGGAGTTCTTTGATATGCTACGAACCTTTTATCAGGGAACGGAGAAAGGGGAGAAGTTGACGTACTATACGGCCAACTGTTATTTTCAGATGAAAGACTACCAGCTGGCCAGTTATTATTTTCACCAGTACCAACAGATGTATCCGAAAGGTAAGCATGCTGAAGAGTCGGCTTATTTGCAGGCGTACTGTACTTATCTGACTTCGCCCCGCCCTGAGCTGGACCAAACCAATACGTACAAAGCATTGCAGGAGCTGCAGGCTTTTATTAACCGGTATCCTAACAGTCCCAGGGTAGGAAAAGCAACGCAGTTGATGGATAATCTGCATAAAAAGCTGGAGATTAAAGAGTTTAAAACGGCTTATCTCTATTACCGGATGGAAAGTTACCAAGCCGCAATTACTTCGTTCAAGAACCTGCTGAATGATTATCCAAACAGCGACAGCAGAGAGTTATACATGTACTACATTGCCAAGGCTTATTATGAATATGCCAGCAAAAGTGTTGTGGAAAAACAAAAGGAACGTTATGAAAAAATGGTGGAAGCTTACAACAATCTGTTGTTTCTCTTCCCCAAAAGCAAATATTTACCGGAGTTGAAACCGTTAAGTGAAAAAGCAAAACTACATTTAAAATAA
- a CDS encoding lipoate--protein ligase has protein sequence MIFICRPQTDPFFNLAAEEFLLKNKTDDILMLWQSHPSVIVGKHQNTLAEVNIDYARENHIAVIRRISGGGTVYHDQGNINISLMTTVSKNKNLIDFKSFTRPIRDFLHQFELKTAFEGKNNLTINGKKFSGNSAHVFKNNVLHHGTLLYQTDLEKLEKVTRPNSKNIADKSIKSIRAHVTNIADFLSHPPSTDRFREDLKQFLKRHYSIHTERPLSKAEEQAIEKLATEKYKNWQWTFGYSPRYRIRQQYQTVYGTFQVDLEVNDGLIRQITLLFENKRLEKIEQKLLGKRHSKETLLPLLKGNRFSETIIETLF, from the coding sequence ATGATCTTTATCTGTCGTCCGCAAACCGACCCGTTTTTTAATCTGGCCGCCGAAGAGTTTTTGTTGAAAAACAAAACAGACGACATCCTCATGTTGTGGCAAAGCCACCCGTCAGTAATCGTAGGGAAACATCAAAACACTTTGGCCGAAGTCAACATCGACTATGCCCGCGAAAACCACATCGCCGTTATCCGGCGCATTTCCGGCGGCGGTACGGTATATCACGATCAGGGAAATATCAATATCAGCCTGATGACAACCGTTTCCAAAAACAAAAACCTTATTGATTTTAAATCATTTACCCGGCCCATCAGGGATTTTCTTCACCAATTCGAACTGAAAACAGCTTTTGAAGGGAAAAACAACCTGACCATCAACGGTAAAAAATTTTCGGGCAATTCAGCCCATGTATTCAAAAATAATGTGTTACATCATGGCACCCTGCTGTATCAAACCGACCTGGAAAAACTGGAGAAAGTAACCCGCCCGAACAGCAAGAACATCGCTGATAAATCCATCAAATCCATCCGGGCCCACGTAACGAATATTGCCGACTTTCTCTCTCATCCGCCATCAACCGACCGGTTTCGGGAAGATTTAAAACAATTCCTTAAAAGACATTATTCCATTCACACAGAAAGGCCGCTCTCCAAAGCAGAAGAGCAAGCGATTGAGAAACTGGCCACCGAAAAATACAAAAACTGGCAATGGACTTTTGGTTACTCTCCCCGATACCGCATCCGGCAACAATACCAAACGGTGTATGGTACTTTTCAGGTAGATTTAGAGGTAAACGACGGATTGATCCGGCAAATTACATTGCTTTTCGAAAACAAAAGGCTGGAAAAAATTGAACAAAAACTTTTGGGAAAAAGACATTCGAAAGAAACCTTACTCCCGTTGTTAAAAGGAAACCGTTTTTCAGAAACTATTATTGAGACGCTTTTTTAA
- a CDS encoding aminotransferase class V-fold PLP-dependent enzyme codes for MQDLEKHFEKFRKNTIGNEQYFETPYGRKKMIYADWVASGRLYAPIEEKMAKVIGPYVGNTHTETSETGTLMTKAYHYAHKKIKEHVHAGPDDVIITAGFGMTEVVNKLQRILGFKNCAVWDNGECTPKEERPVVFITHMEHHSNQTSWLETIAEVVLLQPDENNLVNPDELRRQLKKYENRKMKIGSFSACSNVTGVEPPYHTLAGIMHEHGGLAFVDFAGSAPYVDIDMHPENEKEYLDAIFFSPHKFLGGPGGPGVLIFNKKMYNRRVPDQPGGGTVEWTNPWGEHMYFDDIELREDGGTPGFLQAMRAALAIEVKEQMDTQLIREREHQLVEKAFEGFKDIPGVHVLADNVHERLGIFSFYMDKVHYNLVVRILNDRFGVQVRGGCACAGTYGHILLGIGPEESHRITEMINRGDHSKKPGFVRVSLHPTMTDEELDIIIDAVKQIAAHHEEWSRDYRYDPVSNEFYHVKDKNRDALIASWFTLD; via the coding sequence ATGCAAGATCTGGAAAAGCATTTTGAGAAATTCAGAAAGAATACCATTGGGAACGAACAATATTTTGAAACCCCGTATGGGCGGAAAAAGATGATTTATGCCGATTGGGTGGCCAGTGGCCGGTTATATGCTCCCATCGAAGAGAAGATGGCCAAAGTAATCGGTCCGTATGTGGGCAATACGCATACCGAAACCTCGGAAACCGGTACGTTGATGACCAAAGCGTATCATTATGCCCACAAAAAAATTAAAGAGCACGTTCATGCCGGACCGGATGATGTGATCATTACGGCGGGTTTTGGAATGACGGAAGTGGTGAATAAATTACAGCGCATTTTGGGTTTTAAAAATTGTGCGGTTTGGGATAATGGCGAATGTACACCGAAAGAAGAACGTCCGGTGGTGTTTATTACACACATGGAGCACCATTCCAATCAGACTTCGTGGTTGGAGACTATTGCGGAAGTGGTGCTGTTGCAGCCTGATGAAAATAATCTGGTCAATCCGGATGAGCTGCGCAGGCAACTGAAAAAATATGAAAACCGGAAGATGAAAATCGGTTCTTTCTCTGCTTGTTCAAATGTAACCGGTGTGGAACCGCCGTATCATACTTTGGCCGGCATTATGCATGAACATGGCGGGCTGGCTTTTGTTGATTTTGCCGGTTCGGCACCTTATGTGGATATTGATATGCATCCGGAAAATGAAAAAGAGTATCTGGATGCGATTTTCTTTTCGCCGCATAAATTCTTAGGCGGCCCTGGCGGACCGGGTGTGTTGATTTTTAATAAGAAAATGTATAATCGCCGGGTGCCGGATCAGCCGGGTGGCGGTACGGTAGAATGGACCAATCCGTGGGGTGAACACATGTATTTTGATGATATTGAATTGCGCGAAGACGGCGGAACTCCCGGATTCTTGCAAGCCATGCGGGCCGCTTTAGCCATTGAAGTGAAGGAGCAGATGGATACCCAGCTTATCCGGGAACGGGAACATCAACTGGTGGAAAAAGCGTTTGAAGGATTTAAAGATATTCCGGGGGTGCATGTTTTAGCGGATAACGTGCATGAACGACTGGGGATCTTTTCGTTTTATATGGATAAAGTGCATTACAATCTGGTGGTGCGTATTTTGAACGACCGTTTTGGCGTTCAGGTACGGGGCGGTTGTGCCTGTGCCGGCACTTATGGTCATATTTTACTGGGTATCGGACCGGAAGAATCACATCGTATTACGGAGATGATTAACCGGGGCGATCATTCAAAAAAACCGGGTTTTGTGCGCGTTTCGTTACATCCTACCATGACCGATGAAGAACTGGATATCATTATTGATGCGGTAAAACAAATAGCGGCACATCATGAAGAATGGTCGCGTGATTATCGTTACGACCCGGTATCCAATGAGTTTTACCATGTAAAAGATAAAAACCGGGATGCCCTGATTGCTTCGTGGTTTACGCTGGACTGA
- a CDS encoding DNA-directed RNA polymerase subunit omega: MDYKKVKTETTAVTRHKEKFYEQTGNIYETVVVLSKRANQIAQELKQELDKKISEFASANDNLEEVFENREQIEIAKYYERLPKPTLLAIHEFLNGEIYIRNPHKEKALDF, from the coding sequence ATGGACTACAAAAAAGTGAAAACAGAAACCACAGCCGTTACGCGTCATAAAGAGAAATTTTATGAGCAAACCGGAAACATTTACGAAACAGTGGTGGTTTTGTCGAAACGTGCCAACCAGATTGCTCAGGAACTAAAACAGGAATTGGATAAGAAAATTTCCGAATTTGCTTCGGCCAACGACAATCTGGAAGAAGTTTTTGAAAACCGGGAACAGATCGAGATTGCCAAATATTACGAAAGACTTCCCAAGCCCACTTTGTTGGCTATTCATGAATTTTTGAACGGAGAAATTTATATCCGAAATCCACATAAAGAAAAAGCACTCGACTTTTAG
- the porD gene encoding type IX secretion system protein PorD: MKHAGLLLVLLILTVSGALAQEFNCKVQINTQQVQGFDRSVVSDLKTAMTEFINNRKWSDYHFAPEEKIECTLLFTVTRIANNEDFTGTFSIILQRPVFNSNYNSPLLNMIDKNIRFKYQPSQAMNFSENTFSDNLTSLLAFYANMMLGIYFDSFALDGGTVFYNHAMTVVQTAQNSGYTGWQSFESEKNRYHFVEQYLNKAYEPLRIFLYRYHRKGMDVMYNDVAGGRKVILSSLSLLKKVYDKRPGLYAMQLLLDAKRNEIIQIFSKATPAEKNQMVALMSQIDAPNGMRYREVLQQR, from the coding sequence ATGAAGCATGCCGGTCTGTTGCTTGTTCTGTTGATACTGACTGTTTCCGGTGCCCTGGCACAGGAATTCAACTGTAAAGTACAAATTAATACCCAGCAGGTTCAAGGTTTTGACCGGAGTGTGGTCAGCGATCTGAAAACGGCCATGACGGAGTTTATCAATAACCGGAAATGGTCGGATTATCATTTTGCTCCGGAAGAGAAAATCGAATGTACCTTACTTTTTACGGTTACCCGGATTGCCAATAATGAAGATTTTACCGGAACGTTCAGTATTATTTTGCAACGTCCGGTTTTCAACAGCAATTACAACTCGCCGCTTTTGAATATGATTGATAAAAACATCCGGTTTAAATATCAACCATCACAGGCTATGAATTTTTCGGAAAATACTTTTTCGGATAATCTCACTTCGTTACTGGCTTTTTATGCCAATATGATGTTGGGGATTTATTTCGACTCTTTTGCCCTTGATGGCGGTACGGTGTTTTACAATCATGCCATGACAGTGGTTCAAACGGCCCAGAATTCAGGTTATACCGGATGGCAGTCGTTTGAAAGTGAAAAAAACCGGTATCATTTTGTTGAACAGTATCTGAACAAAGCTTATGAGCCGTTGCGTATTTTTTTGTACCGGTATCATCGTAAAGGGATGGATGTAATGTATAATGATGTGGCCGGAGGCCGGAAAGTCATCCTGTCCTCGCTTTCTTTGCTGAAAAAGGTATATGACAAACGTCCCGGACTTTATGCGATGCAGTTGCTGTTAGATGCCAAAAGAAATGAAATTATTCAGATCTTTTCCAAAGCAACGCCTGCCGAGAAAAACCAAATGGTTGCTTTGATGAGTCAGATTGATGCGCCTAACGGGATGCGCTATCGCGAAGTATTACAACAACGATAA
- the coaBC gene encoding bifunctional phosphopantothenoylcysteine decarboxylase/phosphopantothenate--cysteine ligase CoaBC, translated as MLKGKKIIVGITGGIAAYKIPLLIRLLKKEGAEVQVIMTPFAKEFVTPLTLSVVSEKPVLSDYYVKDDGSWHSHVELGLWADAFLLAPLTANTMAKMAAGIADNFLLTVVLSARCPVFFAPTMDLDMFQHPTVQQNIQQLIRLGYHYIEPAEGELASGLKGKGRMKEPEVLLEALTRFFSGERAFAGKKVMVTAGPTHEPIDPVRFIGNSSSGKMGWAIARAFARQGADVRLIMGPTDIQTDFPGIQTLSVTTAAEMEKACKQVFPETDIAVMAAAVADFTPAETASEKIKKANGPDVIHLKPTADILAGLGKMKRKDQILAGFALETEQELEHAKEKLKKKNLDLIVLNSLRDKGAGFGTDTNKITVITADEMVKTYPLKTKDAVAEDILSVIKNLMEK; from the coding sequence ATGCTCAAAGGAAAAAAAATTATTGTAGGCATTACGGGAGGCATTGCCGCCTACAAAATTCCTTTGCTTATCCGGTTGTTGAAAAAAGAAGGCGCCGAAGTTCAGGTGATCATGACGCCTTTTGCCAAAGAGTTTGTTACACCACTTACTTTATCGGTAGTATCTGAAAAGCCGGTACTTTCTGACTATTATGTAAAAGACGACGGAAGCTGGCACAGTCATGTGGAGCTGGGGTTGTGGGCCGATGCTTTTTTGCTGGCTCCGCTTACCGCGAATACCATGGCTAAAATGGCTGCCGGTATTGCCGACAATTTTTTACTTACTGTGGTGCTTTCGGCACGCTGTCCGGTGTTTTTTGCTCCTACCATGGATTTGGACATGTTTCAGCATCCCACGGTACAGCAAAATATTCAACAATTGATCCGTTTGGGCTATCATTATATCGAACCTGCAGAGGGTGAACTGGCCAGCGGATTGAAAGGCAAGGGACGGATGAAAGAGCCGGAAGTCCTTTTAGAAGCGTTAACCCGGTTTTTTTCTGGTGAAAGAGCTTTTGCCGGGAAAAAAGTGATGGTTACCGCAGGTCCTACTCATGAACCGATTGATCCGGTTCGGTTTATTGGAAACAGTAGTTCCGGAAAAATGGGATGGGCTATTGCCCGGGCATTTGCCCGCCAGGGAGCTGATGTCCGGCTGATTATGGGACCGACGGATATTCAAACCGATTTTCCGGGAATTCAAACCCTTTCTGTTACTACGGCAGCAGAGATGGAAAAAGCCTGTAAACAGGTTTTCCCGGAAACAGATATTGCGGTAATGGCAGCAGCTGTAGCTGATTTTACACCGGCAGAAACTGCTTCGGAGAAAATAAAAAAAGCTAACGGTCCTGATGTTATACACCTGAAGCCAACGGCCGATATTCTGGCCGGACTGGGAAAAATGAAAAGAAAAGATCAGATTCTGGCCGGTTTTGCATTGGAAACCGAACAGGAACTGGAACATGCCAAAGAAAAACTGAAAAAGAAAAACCTGGATTTGATCGTTTTGAATTCTTTGAGAGACAAAGGAGCCGGGTTTGGAACCGATACCAACAAGATTACCGTGATTACCGCTGACGAAATGGTAAAAACATATCCCTTGAAAACAAAAGATGCTGTAGCTGAAGATATTCTTTCCGTGATAAAAAATTTGATGGAGAAATAA
- a CDS encoding 3-oxoacyl-ACP synthase III family protein, with protein MKKRYSVIRGTGKYIPTQVVRNEDFLNHKFYDEKGEKFETDTREIVEKFVNITGIKERRYVTDDLVASDIGYFAAKDAIESSGIDPESLDYIIFAHNFGDVPAHNRHTDLVPALASRVKHKLGIVNPRTVAFDLPFGCPGWVQGMIQANYFIRSGDASRALIIGADTLSRICDPHDRDSMIYADGAGATIIEAIESDQPVGILSHVTRSDTLEHAFELWMDKSYDPKYTGNEVYLKMYGRKLYNYALTNVPSTVKESIEKAGLDIHDINKILIHQANEKMDEAIITRLFRLYGMKSYPKELVPMSISWLGNSSVATVPTLLDIILKNEMEGQHLSAGDQIVFASVGAGLNINSIVYRFPEE; from the coding sequence ATGAAAAAACGTTATTCCGTTATCCGGGGAACCGGGAAATACATTCCCACACAAGTTGTCCGTAATGAAGATTTTTTAAATCACAAATTTTACGACGAGAAAGGGGAGAAATTTGAAACCGATACCCGCGAGATCGTCGAAAAATTTGTCAACATTACGGGAATCAAAGAACGCCGTTATGTTACGGATGACCTGGTCGCTTCCGACATCGGCTATTTTGCTGCCAAAGATGCCATCGAATCGTCAGGAATCGATCCTGAGAGCCTTGATTACATCATTTTTGCCCACAATTTCGGAGATGTTCCGGCACACAACCGCCACACTGATCTGGTACCGGCATTGGCATCACGGGTAAAACACAAGCTGGGTATTGTCAACCCGCGAACAGTTGCTTTTGATTTGCCTTTTGGTTGTCCGGGCTGGGTACAGGGCATGATTCAGGCCAACTATTTTATCCGTTCGGGAGATGCCTCCCGCGCACTGATCATCGGTGCCGACACGCTCTCGCGTATCTGCGACCCGCACGACCGCGACAGCATGATTTATGCAGACGGAGCCGGAGCTACCATCATCGAAGCCATCGAAAGCGATCAGCCGGTGGGTATCCTTTCGCACGTTACCCGTTCCGACACGCTCGAACATGCTTTTGAACTCTGGATGGACAAATCGTACGATCCAAAATATACCGGCAACGAAGTTTACCTGAAAATGTATGGGCGGAAACTTTACAACTACGCCTTAACCAATGTGCCGTCTACCGTAAAAGAAAGTATCGAAAAAGCCGGCCTGGATATTCATGACATCAACAAAATTCTCATTCATCAGGCCAACGAAAAAATGGACGAAGCCATCATTACCCGGCTTTTCCGGCTTTACGGCATGAAATCGTATCCCAAAGAGCTGGTTCCCATGTCCATCTCCTGGCTGGGGAACAGTTCGGTAGCTACAGTACCCACACTACTGGATATCATCCTGAAAAACGAAATGGAAGGGCAGCATCTTTCAGCAGGCGATCAAATTGTTTTTGCCTCTGTAGGTGCCGGACTCAATATTAATTCCATCGTGTACCGCTTTCCTGAAGAATAA
- the ung gene encoding uracil-DNA glycosylase codes for MAKSLPDIEESWQVALREEFEAEYFENLKQFLREEVRQHTVYPPGKLIFSAFNLTPLTAVRVVILGQDPYHGAGQAQGLAFSVPDGIRIPPSLQNIYKELHDDLGIPIPATGNLEKWARQGVMLLNATLTVRASQAGSHQGKGWERFTDEVIRTISDLRAGIVFLLWGRFAQEKETLIDTSKHFVLKAAHPSPFSAHKGFFGCRHFSKTNAILRANGMGEIDWNPVGPIQIPGSGEEKTTR; via the coding sequence ATGGCAAAATCGTTACCGGATATTGAAGAGAGCTGGCAGGTAGCCCTCCGGGAGGAGTTTGAAGCAGAATATTTTGAAAATTTAAAACAATTTTTGCGGGAAGAAGTCAGGCAACACACGGTATATCCGCCGGGGAAACTGATTTTTTCGGCTTTTAACCTGACTCCGCTAACGGCGGTACGGGTGGTGATCCTTGGTCAGGACCCGTATCATGGAGCCGGACAGGCCCAGGGGTTGGCGTTTTCGGTGCCTGACGGAATACGGATCCCTCCTTCGTTACAAAACATTTATAAAGAGTTGCACGACGATTTGGGAATTCCTATTCCGGCTACCGGTAATCTGGAAAAATGGGCTCGGCAAGGGGTGATGTTGCTGAATGCCACCCTTACAGTGCGGGCCAGCCAGGCCGGATCGCATCAGGGAAAAGGATGGGAACGTTTTACCGATGAAGTGATACGGACCATTTCCGATTTGCGTGCCGGTATTGTGTTTTTGCTTTGGGGGCGTTTTGCCCAGGAAAAGGAAACCTTAATTGATACTTCCAAGCATTTTGTGCTGAAAGCGGCACATCCTTCGCCCTTTTCGGCACACAAAGGTTTTTTTGGATGTCGTCATTTCTCGAAAACCAATGCTATTTTACGGGCAAATGGTATGGGCGAAATTGACTGGAACCCGGTAGGGCCAATACAAATCCCCGGCTCCGGAGAAGAGAAAACAACCCGTTAA